A region of Pseudomonas marginalis DNA encodes the following proteins:
- a CDS encoding TolC family protein, with the protein MIKQQPLAQRLPLRLAIGLAALTLSACAVTPEPETLDQHIAQASADRARMFNGQEPVTRPISLEEAMARAVKYNLQQRLGLMERALEDNLLDVQSLDMLPKLAARAGWRGRDNISASSSESIRTGNQSLEPSTSQDRSSRSADLQLSWNVLDFGLGYFGAKAQANKSLAAEERRRRIVADIIAQVRSAYWEAATAERLKPEVQQALVEARSTLANARQTEQQRLLAPLDALRFQKGLLEMVRQLEAVDGELASAKSRLAALMNLPPATDYRLVLPSDQQMKQPALAYSLDDLEAMAMVKRPEVREESYLARNVVLETRSALLRLLPGASLFVGSNYDSNSFAVNNRWADAGVQVSWNLMSVLSYPVITRAGEARSAVADVRRQALRMAVLTQVNVAWQQFQQANTLFDRSNELQRIQRGILHQTENAVQSDAQTLVERVRTRTETVLATRIRDRSYAQLQSAYGAVYQAAGLDPLPERMADNSVAALSQAILDNGVALAQGKTQVPRLPRLNPSHVIVTTPAPVAVAPRPVQSLDMWNSLGSLQGTPVVPVTQKR; encoded by the coding sequence GTGATCAAGCAGCAACCGCTCGCCCAACGCCTGCCGTTACGTCTCGCTATCGGCCTGGCCGCACTCACGCTGAGTGCCTGCGCGGTGACACCCGAACCCGAGACCCTGGACCAGCATATCGCCCAGGCCAGCGCCGACCGTGCACGGATGTTCAACGGCCAGGAGCCGGTTACCCGCCCCATCAGCCTGGAAGAAGCCATGGCCCGCGCGGTGAAATACAACCTGCAACAGCGCCTGGGCCTGATGGAGCGTGCCCTGGAAGATAACCTGCTGGACGTGCAGAGCCTCGACATGCTGCCCAAGCTGGCCGCCCGCGCGGGCTGGCGGGGTCGCGATAACATTTCGGCGTCGTCCAGCGAGTCGATCCGCACCGGTAACCAGTCCTTGGAGCCGTCCACCAGCCAGGATCGCAGCAGCCGCAGCGCCGACCTGCAACTGTCATGGAACGTGCTGGACTTCGGCCTCGGTTATTTCGGCGCCAAGGCCCAGGCCAACAAAAGTCTGGCCGCCGAAGAACGCCGCCGCCGCATCGTCGCCGACATCATCGCCCAGGTGCGCAGCGCCTATTGGGAGGCGGCCACCGCCGAACGCCTCAAGCCAGAAGTACAGCAAGCGCTGGTAGAGGCACGCAGTACCCTGGCCAATGCGCGCCAGACCGAACAACAGCGTCTGTTGGCACCGTTGGACGCCCTGCGCTTCCAAAAAGGCCTGCTGGAAATGGTGCGTCAACTGGAAGCCGTGGACGGCGAATTGGCCAGCGCCAAATCGCGCCTGGCCGCGTTGATGAACCTGCCGCCGGCCACCGATTACCGCTTGGTGCTGCCAAGCGATCAGCAGATGAAGCAACCCGCCTTGGCTTACAGCCTGGATGATCTGGAAGCCATGGCCATGGTCAAGCGCCCGGAAGTGCGCGAAGAAAGCTACCTGGCGCGCAACGTCGTGCTGGAAACCCGTTCGGCGTTGCTGCGCCTGCTGCCAGGGGCTTCGCTGTTCGTCGGCAGCAACTACGACAGCAACAGTTTTGCCGTGAACAATCGCTGGGCCGATGCCGGGGTGCAGGTGAGCTGGAACCTGATGAGCGTGCTGTCCTACCCCGTCATCACCCGTGCCGGCGAAGCGCGCAGTGCGGTGGCCGATGTGCGCCGCCAGGCACTGCGCATGGCGGTACTGACCCAGGTTAACGTGGCGTGGCAGCAGTTCCAGCAGGCCAACACGCTGTTTGATCGCTCCAACGAACTGCAGCGCATCCAGCGTGGCATCCTGCACCAGACCGAAAACGCGGTGCAAAGCGACGCCCAAACCCTCGTGGAACGCGTGCGCACTCGTACCGAAACGGTCTTGGCCACACGTATTCGTGACCGCAGCTACGCGCAGTTGCAAAGCGCCTACGGTGCGGTGTACCAGGCGGCGGGGCTGGACCCGTTGCCGGAGCGTATGGCCGACAACAGCGTGGCCGCGCTGAGCCAGGCGATCCTCGACAACGGCGTCGCACTGGCCCAGGGCAAGACCCAGGTGCCCCGCCTGCCAAGGCTCAACCCGAGCCACGTGATCGTTACGACGCCGGCACCGGTGGCCGTAGCGCCGCGCCCGGTGCAGAGCCTGGATATGTGGAACAGCCTCGGCTCTCTGCAAGGCACACCCGTGGTGCCCGTCACCCAGAAACGCTGA
- a CDS encoding efflux RND transporter periplasmic adaptor subunit has translation MSANNVLADLLHLEQRLRAAGGLEALGFLLVNDTRLLLDYRQALLWHGTDQRWQTLSGLAVVERDAPFTSWLGQRCRDWQASDNAGVIHPIDRHNLSPADAAIWGEYLPQVLLWLPIKNPAGELLGALLLARDAPLSNAQQQLLELWLDAVGHAWQALLNPGTRRLRRPDFKRRQVLIGAGLLLALLLIPIRQSVLAPAEIVALHPSVLRAPMQGVVERMLVQPNQTVSEGQALVQLDARELQSRLESSRQALSISDAEFRQAQQQALSDERSKASLAVLQGRREQALSEVAFLQENLKRTLITAPRAGVAVFDDSSDWVGRPVSLGERIMLVAEPQQTQLEILLPVGDAIDLQPGAATLLFLNTDPSAPLPATLQRLAYRASPTPDGGMAYRLKAEFDSADPRLRVGLKGTAKVYAGRTSLIYFLLRRPLATVRIWLAL, from the coding sequence ATGAGCGCCAATAACGTCCTGGCTGACCTGCTGCACCTGGAACAACGCCTGCGCGCCGCCGGCGGCCTGGAGGCGCTGGGTTTCCTGCTGGTGAATGACACCCGCCTGCTGCTTGACTACCGCCAGGCGCTGCTTTGGCACGGTACCGACCAACGCTGGCAAACGCTGTCCGGGCTGGCCGTGGTGGAGCGTGACGCGCCCTTCACCAGCTGGCTCGGCCAACGCTGTCGAGACTGGCAGGCTTCCGATAACGCCGGGGTGATCCATCCGATCGACCGCCACAACCTCTCCCCTGCCGATGCAGCGATATGGGGTGAGTACCTGCCACAGGTGCTGCTGTGGCTGCCGATCAAAAACCCTGCGGGCGAGCTGTTGGGCGCACTGCTACTGGCCCGGGACGCGCCGCTGAGCAACGCGCAGCAGCAGTTGCTGGAACTCTGGCTGGACGCGGTCGGGCATGCCTGGCAGGCCTTGCTGAATCCGGGCACGCGACGCTTGCGACGCCCCGACTTCAAGCGTCGCCAGGTGCTGATCGGCGCGGGCCTGTTGCTGGCGCTGTTACTTATCCCGATCCGTCAGTCGGTACTGGCCCCGGCGGAAATTGTCGCCCTGCACCCCAGCGTGCTGCGCGCGCCGATGCAGGGCGTCGTCGAACGTATGCTGGTGCAACCGAATCAAACCGTGAGCGAAGGCCAGGCGCTGGTGCAACTGGATGCCCGTGAACTGCAAAGCCGCCTTGAATCTTCTCGCCAGGCGTTGTCCATCAGTGATGCGGAGTTTCGCCAGGCCCAGCAGCAAGCCCTCAGCGACGAGCGCAGTAAAGCCAGCCTGGCGGTACTGCAAGGTCGGCGTGAGCAGGCGTTAAGCGAGGTGGCGTTTCTCCAGGAAAACCTCAAGCGCACCTTGATCACCGCGCCGCGAGCCGGCGTGGCGGTGTTTGACGACTCCAGTGATTGGGTCGGACGGCCCGTGTCCTTGGGCGAACGCATCATGCTGGTGGCCGAACCGCAGCAGACCCAACTGGAAATCCTGCTGCCGGTGGGCGACGCCATCGACCTGCAACCGGGCGCCGCCACCTTGCTGTTCCTCAACACTGACCCGTCGGCCCCCTTGCCGGCCACTTTGCAACGCCTGGCCTACCGCGCCAGCCCAACGCCCGACGGCGGTATGGCGTACCGTCTCAAAGCTGAATTCGATAGCGCCGACCCGCGCCTGCGCGTCGGCCTCAAAGGCACAGCCAAGGTCTATGCGGGGCGCACCAGCCTGATCTACTTCCTGCTGCGTCGCCCCCTGGCCACCGTGCGTATCTGGCTGGCCCTGTGA
- a CDS encoding efflux RND transporter periplasmic adaptor subunit, whose protein sequence is MRNFHCVALPLCLSFTAMAAVAEEPAPLQAPSSQVANSPQLRVQLSASRRTVLSSELAGKVLELDVKEGASFKKGQRLVTFDCAVHRAQLTHSAAAEAAAGKKLDVARRLDKLQSISVSDLSQAQAEVNMARAQRGVGQVMVQRCAIDAPFSGRVAERKAQPGEYVAEGEELLAIYDDSSFEVELIVPSHWMVWLKPGHRFKVRLEETAQEYPAEVTRLGSVIDPISQSIKVFGRITSNDPQLLPGMSGNALLVPPDAPRP, encoded by the coding sequence ATGCGTAACTTTCACTGTGTCGCGTTGCCCCTGTGCCTGTCGTTCACCGCTATGGCCGCCGTGGCTGAGGAACCTGCACCGCTGCAAGCGCCCTCCAGCCAGGTCGCGAATTCGCCACAACTGCGCGTGCAACTGAGCGCCAGCCGGCGTACGGTCCTGTCCAGCGAACTGGCGGGCAAGGTGCTGGAGTTGGACGTCAAGGAAGGCGCCAGCTTCAAGAAGGGCCAGCGCCTGGTGACCTTCGATTGTGCCGTGCACCGCGCACAGTTGACCCATTCGGCCGCCGCCGAAGCCGCCGCCGGCAAAAAACTCGACGTGGCCCGGCGCCTGGATAAGCTGCAGTCGATCAGCGTGTCCGATCTGTCCCAGGCCCAGGCTGAAGTGAACATGGCCCGGGCCCAGCGTGGCGTGGGCCAGGTGATGGTGCAGCGCTGCGCCATCGACGCGCCGTTTTCCGGGCGCGTCGCCGAACGCAAGGCGCAACCGGGCGAATACGTGGCAGAAGGCGAGGAGCTGCTGGCGATCTATGACGACAGTTCGTTTGAAGTAGAACTGATCGTGCCGTCACACTGGATGGTCTGGCTCAAGCCTGGGCATCGGTTCAAGGTGCGCCTGGAAGAAACCGCCCAAGAATATCCCGCCGAGGTCACCCGCCTGGGCTCAGTGATCGACCCCATCAGCCAGTCGATCAAAGTGTTCGGGCGTATCACCAGCAACGACCCGCAATTGCTCCCCGGCATGAGCGGTAATGCGCTGCTCGTACCGCCCGACGCCCCCCGGCCATGA